The following is a genomic window from Rhodoferax sp. PAMC 29310.
GGCAATGGGGGACGGCAAGGTGCCGTAGGCTTCGGCGTTGCTTTGGTCGCGCGTGGTGTATTCAAACTGGACCACGGCAAATACGGGCTTGCCTTTGACACCCGACACCTTGGCATTTGCCAACTGCAACAGCGAAGTGCCATCAGGGCAATCCGAGAAGAACTGGCGCTCTTTTCCGGCCACGGAGCGATCAATGATGGGCTTGTTCAAAATGTCGTAGTAACCGCCGCTCAAAATCGAGCCGCCTTTGCCGTCAGACACCCTGTCACCTGTGATGAAAAAGGGCTGGTAGGCCAGCTTGTAGCTCTGCTTGCTGCCGTCGCGCAGCATGACATTCAGACTCGAACCCACGGTGGTGGCCGCCATGGCCGCTGGGTCGGCCAAAGTGGGGACGGCCATCGACGTGAAGGCGGTGGACAGGTAATTGCCCATTGCCATGGCGGCGCCGGTGCCACCTGTTGACGCGCAAGCGGTCAGCAGTGATGAGACCGACATCACGCCCAAAGGAAGCATGGGCGCGCTGGCAAGAAACTTGAGGGCCTGGCGGCGGGACGGTTGGGACAAATTGGGCATGAATACTCTCAAATGGGGTGGAAATAAGCAATTCACCGCCAAAGCAGCGACTGCGGGCTGGAACAAACCAGCGCCCATCGTAAGAAAGTGATGTGACATTTTGGTGAAAACACCCCACCCATCGTCAATCACCCCGACCCGTACCCATCCTTAATTTGCTGGGCGCGCAAGGCGACCCAGTGCCACCTCAATCTCTTGCACCGCCTGCATGGTTTGCAGCACCCGGTCGGGCGTCAGGCTGATGCTGTCAATGCCCAACTCCACCAAATAGCGGGCCACCTCAATGTGGTCGCTTGGGGCTTGGCCGCAAATGCTGGAGTGGCGCTTGTTGCGTTGGGCGCCTTCAATGGCCATTTTGAAGATTTTGCGCATGCCAGGGTCTTGTTCGTCAAACGAGTCAGCCACGATGGCGCTGTCCCGGTCCACGCCCAGCGTGAGTTGAGTCAGATCGTTGGAGCCAATGGAGAAGCCGTCGAACAACTCCGAGAACTCGTCAATCAGCAGCACGTTGTTGGGAATCTCGCACATGACGTAGACCTCCAGCCCGTTTTCGCCCCGCTTGAGGCCATGGCTTTCCATCGCGGCCAGCACCTTGCGGGCCTCGTCCAGGCGGCGGCAAAACGGCACCATCAGCTTCAGGTTGGTCAGCCCCATGGTCTCGCGCACCCGCAACATGGCCGCACATTCCAGCGCAAACCCTTCCGCATAAGCCGGGTGGATGTACCGCGCCGCGCCCCGGAAACCAATCATGGGGTTTTCTTCATGCGGCTCAAAGTCGCGCCCACCCAAGAGTGCGGCGTACTCGTTGCTCTTGAAGTCCGAGAGGCGAACGATCACCGGTCGCGGATAAAAGGCGGCGGCAATGGTGCCCACGCCTTCCGCCAGCTTCTCCACAAAGTAGCTGGCGCCATCGGCATAGCCGACCGACAGCGCTTGCACCTTGGCCCGCTCGGCCACGTCGGTGATGCGGTCGGGGTGCAACACCGCCATGGGGTGCACCTTGATGTGCTCATTGATGATGAACTCCATGCGCGCCAGGCCCACGCCATCGCATGGCATCTGGCTGACTTGAAACGCCAGCTCCGGGTTGCCCAGGTTCACCATGATGTGAGTGTTGGGGCGCTTCAGGCCAGTCAGGTCGGTCACCAGTTTATGAAACTCCACGGCCCCTTCGTACACCTTGCCCACCGCGCCTTCCGCGCAAGATACGGTCACCAAGTCGCCGTCTTTCAAGGTTTCACTGGCGTGCTCCGCCCCCACCACGGCAGGAATGCCCAACTCTCGCGCGACGATGGCCGCATGGCAGGTACGCCCACCCCGGTTGGTGACGATGGCGGCCGCCGTTTTCATCACCGGCTCCCAGTCCGGCGTGGTGGTGTCAGCCACCAGCACTTCGCCTGGCCTGAACGCCGCCAATTGAGTGGCGCTGTTCACGACCCGAATTTTGCCGGTGGCAATCTTGGCGCCCACGGCGCGACCGGTGGCTCGCACGGCGGCGCTGCCGTCCAGCACGTATTCCTCCAACATCAGCGCATTGCGCTGGGAAATGGCGGTTTCAGGGCGGGCCTGCACGATGAAAATCTCACCCTCCGGCCCGTTCTTGGCCCACTCAATGTCCATGGCCCGGCGCTCGCCCGCCAACTGGCTGTAATGGTCTTCAATCTTGATGGCGGCATCGGCCAGCACCAACACGTCCGCGTCGGTCAGGCAGTAGCGTTTGCGGTCCGCCTTGGGTGTGGGGCGATTGATGACCGGCTCGCGGGTGCGGCCTGGTGCGTACACCATTTGCACCTGCTTGTCACCCAGCGTCTTGCTCAACACGCTGCGAAAGCCTTGTTTGAAGGTGGGCTTGTGCACATAAAACTCGTCCGGGTCCACGGTGCCTTGCACCACGTTTTCACCCAGCCCCCAGGCGCCGGTGATGAACACCACATCCGGGTGGCCAGACTCGGTGTCAATGGTGAACACCACGCCGCTGGAGGCTTGGTCGCTGCGCACCATTTGCATCACCGTCACCGACAGAAACACCTTGAAATGGTCAAAGCCGTTGTCAATGCGGTAAGAAATGGCCCGGTCGGTGAATAGTGAGGCCTGACAGCGCTTGACGGCGTCAATCAGCATCTCTTCACCTTGAATATTGAGGTAGGTGTCGTGCTGGCCCGCAAAGCTGGCGGTGGGCAAGTCTTCAGCGGTGGCGGAACTGCGCACCGCCACACTCAAATCATCCCCACTGGCCGCCTTCAGCGTGCGCCAGGCTTCGCGCACCTGTTGCTCCACCGCCTTGGGCAAGGGCGCGCCGTAGACGATTTCCCGCGCGCGGGCACCCACTTTGGCCAGCGCCGTCACGTCGGTTTTGTCCAAGTTGTCCAGCAAGCGGTGCAACTCAGGCCAGGCATCAGCCGCATCCAAAGCGTCTTTGTTGGCGGGTGCCGTCACGGCAAAGCCATCGGGCACATGCACGCCCAAGGGGGTGAGTTGCTGGAACATCTCGCCCAGGGATGCATTTTTGCCCCCCACAACCGGTAAATCAGTCAGCGAGAGTTCACGGAACCAGCGGATGTAATCGGTCTCAGGCATGTCAATCTCCTCCTTGGGTTTAGCCTTTCATCTTGCGACTGACCGGGCGCCGTCGTTTTGACCCACATCAATATTGCACTGAACGCGTCACACCAAACTCATCGTCCCCGTTTATTCGATATCGAAGTATTTGAGAGCAAAATCGGGCTGTAGCGCATGATCCACCTGAGGGATAAGCTCTCATATCTATAGCAATTTATCCAATCAACGCGAGCGTCACAGCACTGACATCCTGCGCCCAAACAATGGCAAACACCTCTGTTCATGGAGACTCTTGATGGATCGACGACACTTTTTGAATCACAGCGTTTTGTTGGGCGGCGCCAGCGTGGTCGCGCCACCAACTTGTTGGCGCAAACCGCGCCGGCCGTGATTACCCGCGATGGCATGCGCCCCCAAATGGCCCATGGCGTTCAGAGCGGCGACCCACAGCCAACAGCGCCATCATCTGGACCCGAAGCGACCGCCCCGCCCGCCTGTGGTTGGACTGGGCCACCAGCCCCAGCTTTGCCAACGCCACCCGGGTGCGTGGCCCCCACATGCTGGAAGACAGCGACTTCACCGGGCGCGTGGATTTGACGGGCTTGCCTGCCGGCCAGGACATTTTTTACCGATTGGTATTGCAAGACCTGCACAACGAACGTGTGCTGTCCGAGGCCCTGCCCGGCCACCTGCGTCTGCCTGGCGCAACCGGCCGCCAGCCCGCCCGCGATGTGCGTTTTACTTGGAGCGGCGACACCGCTGGCCAGGGCTGGGGCATCAACGAAGCCTGGGGTGGCATGAAGATTTACGAGCAGATGCGCCTCGTCAACCCCGACTTCTTTTTGCACAGCGGCGACACCATTTACGCCGACGGCCCGATCACGGCCGAGGTCAAACTCGCCGATGGCACGGTATGGAACATCCTAGTCACCGAAGAGGTGCGCAAAGTAGCCGAGACGCTGAACGAGTACCGTGGCCGCTACCGCTACAACCTGATGGACGCCAACGTGCGCCGCATGGCCGCTGACGTGCCGCAAATCTGGCAATTGGACGATCACGAGGTGTGCAACAACTGGTCCGACTCCAAAGACCTGAGTGCAGATGCCCGCTACACAGAAAAAAACGTGCCCTTGCTGGTGGCCCGAGCCACCAAGGCCTTCCACGAATACGCCCCCTTGCGCTGCACGGCCTAGGTAGAGAGCGAACGCGTCTACCGCCATTTGCCCCAAGGCCCACTGCTGGATTTTTTTGTAGTCGACATGCGCAGCTACCGCGGCCCCAACACCGACAACCTGCAGACCTCCGAGTCGGACACCACGGTCTTCATGGGGCGCCCACAAATCTCTTGGCTATTAAAGGACTTGAAACAGTCGAAATCCGTGTGGAAGGTGATTGCCGCCGACACGCCCATTGGCCTGCATGTGGGCGATGGCAAAGACCCCCAAGGCAAGGACCGCTGAGAAGCCATTGCCAACGGCGAAGACGGTGCGCCGAAGGGACGCGAACTGGAGATGGCCCACCTGCTGCGCGAAATCAAACGGGCGGGCATCAAAAACGTGGTGTGGCTAACGGCCGACGTGCATTACACGGCCGCCCACCACTTTGACCCGGCCAAAGCCCAGTTCACTGACTTTTCGCCCTTCTGGGAGTTTGTGTCTGGCCCGCTCAACGCTGGTGGCTTTGGTCCCAACAAGACCGATGCCACTTTTGGCATGCAGGTCATGTACCAAAAAGCGCCCACCGAAGTGAACGCCCCACCCACCAGCGGCATGCAGTTTTTTGGCTAGGTCGACATTGACGCCAAAACCCGCGCCATGACGGTCACACTCAAGGACATTGCCGGTGCCTCGCTTTACACCAAGACGCTGGCGCCGCAACGCAGCTGAAAAAGAAAAAGGCGGTCGCTGACTGCGACCGCCTTTGATTGACCAAACCACCTTCCGGTGGTTTCTTACATTTAGCGCTTGGAAGGGCGACCCGTTTTGATGGTGGGAACCATTTTCAAAGCCGCCACATAACCGGCGTCGGCCATGGACGCCAGGGCCTTGATACCGGCACGAATCAACTCGCTCTTCTTGACCGCATTGCCCAGCTTGCCTGCGCGGTGCTTGAGGCTGGCCAGAATGTCGTACTCAGGCTTGGGAATGGTGAAGCTGTCGCGCACCAATTTCGCCTTCTTGACTTTGACGGCCTTCGCAACTGGCGCCTTTGCAACCACCTTGGCGGCTGGCTTGGCTACCTTTTTGGTCACGGCTTTGGGCGCGGCCTTGGCTGGTGCTTTAGGGGTGGTCTTAGGCGCCGATTTGGCAGCCACTTTGGGCGCCAACTTCGCTGCGGGCTTAACTGCAGCTTTGGCTACGACTTTGACGGGTGCTTTGGCTGGCGACTTGGCAGCAGCGCGCTTGGCCGGCTTGACGGACTTGGCCGCAGCTTGCTTGGGCGCTTCAACGGGCGCGACGACCACCGCTTTGGCGGCCGGCTTGGCTGCAGGCTTCACGGCCGATTTAACAGCAGGCTTGCTGACTGATTTGGCCACGGCTTGGGTTGGCACTTTGGCCTTGGCGATTGCCTTGGGCTTGCTTGCGACCTGGGCCGGTGCCAGCTGTTCAGCGGTAGGCGTCACAGCCGCCGGTGCTTTTCTGGCGGCCCGTTTGGCGGGTACTTTGGCGACGGGAGCGGGGGCGGCCTCCACGGCGACTTCTTCGACGGGGGTGTTGACGGGTGCGACGTCAACCACGCTGGTGGACTCGGACTGGGCCGACACAATCTCTTCAGGAGTGGATTCTGTGACAGCGGTTTCTGTGGTGTTCATGAGTGTGCCTTGATTAAACGAGGTAAACAGTTTATATCGTTTATTGAAAAACAACCAGGAGCGATCTTGGTATGCCCTTGTGCCAGAAAAAATTTGGAAGAATTAGCCGGCCGGCGCTTGCCTGCCTTTGACTATTCGCTATCAATAGATGGGTGATGAAGACCACCCCAATAAAGAGCCCCTGCCAAAGGGGCTCTTTATTTAATCTCAGGTCAAGGCAACGGCGTCAGCTTGGCCACACTCAGGGCCAGCCACTTCACCCCATGACGGGGAAAGTTGATCTGCGCGCGGGCGTCGTCGCCTGTACCTTCCAGGTTTTGCACCGTGCCCTCGCCAAACTTAGCGTGAAACACATTCATGCCGGCACGAATGCCATGTGATGGCGCGGCCTTTTGACCGGGCACAGGCGCGGGTGCCGAGTACTTGTCAAAATTTGTGCCGAATGAGCCTCTAGTGCCTGTGTAGCCTGCGGAAACCGCTCCTGAAACAGGAGCATATCCCGCGCCAAACCCGGGGTTCTTGGGTGTGATCCACTTCAGCGCCGGCTCGGGCAACTCCTCAAAGAAACGGCTTTTCAGGTTGTAGCGGGTCTGGCCGTGCAACATGCGCGTCTGGGAATGGCTGAGGTACAAGCGCTTGCGAGCGCGGGTGATGGCGACATACATCAGGCGCCGCTCTTCTTCCAGCCCCTCCCGGTCGCTCATGGAGTTTTCATGCGGGAACAAGCCCTCCTCCATGCCTGTGATGAACACACAGTCAAATTCCAGCCCCTTGCTAGAGTGCACGGTCATGAGTTGAATGGCGTCCTGTCCGGCCTGGGCCTGGTTGTCACCCGCCTCCAGCGCAGCGTGCGACAAAAAGGCGGCCAGTGGCGACAGGGTCTCGCCTGTCTCGGCGTCGGGCGCGGCCTCTTCGACAAACGGCTGACTGAAGTCCAAGCCTTGTGATGCCGGGGATTGTGTCAACGCTTGCCCTTCATCGTCCATCGGAACGAGCGAGGCGTCACGGCCAAAGTTCTCAAGCGACACAAAGCTTTGCGCCGCGTTCACCAGCTCCTCCAAGTTTTCTACCCGGTCGGCACCCTCGCGGTCGGCGCGGTAGTGAGTGAGCAAGCCGCTGTGCTCCAGCATCATGACCACCATCTCGCTCAGCTTCTTGTCCTGCGTCTGCTCGCGCAGCACGTCGATGCCGGCCAAAAAAGCACCAATCTTGGTGCCGGCCTTGCCACCGAGGCCGCTGACGGCATCGCTCAAGGCGCAGCCATTGGCCCGCGCCACGTCTTGCAACTGCTCCAGGCTGCGCAGGCCAATGCCGCGGGGCGGAAAGTTCACGGCGCGCAGAAAACTGGTGTCATCGCGCGGGTTTTCCAACAGGCGCAGGTAAGCCAGCGCGTTCTTGATTTCGGCCCGCTCGAAAAAGCGCAGGCCGCCATACACCTTGTAGGGCACGCCGTGATTGAACAAGGCGGTCTCAATCACCCGGCTCTGGGCGTTGCTGCGGTACAGCACCGCAATCTCCTTGCGTGGCACGTCATCGCGAATCAACTGGCGCATCTCGTCCACCATCCACTGCGCCTCGGCAAAGTCACTGCTGGCCTCGAACACCCGCACCGGCTCACCGGGGCCCTGGCTGGTGCGCAGGTTTTTGCCCAGGCGTTTGTTGTTGTGGCTGATCAGCTCGTTGGCGGAGTCCAGAATATTGCTGCCGCTGCGGTAGTTTTCTTCCAGCTTGATCTGGTGCTTGACCTTGAACTCACGCACAAAGTCCGTCATATTGCCCA
Proteins encoded in this region:
- the ppsA gene encoding phosphoenolpyruvate synthase — encoded protein: MPETDYIRWFRELSLTDLPVVGGKNASLGEMFQQLTPLGVHVPDGFAVTAPANKDALDAADAWPELHRLLDNLDKTDVTALAKVGARAREIVYGAPLPKAVEQQVREAWRTLKAASGDDLSVAVRSSATAEDLPTASFAGQHDTYLNIQGEEMLIDAVKRCQASLFTDRAISYRIDNGFDHFKVFLSVTVMQMVRSDQASSGVVFTIDTESGHPDVVFITGAWGLGENVVQGTVDPDEFYVHKPTFKQGFRSVLSKTLGDKQVQMVYAPGRTREPVINRPTPKADRKRYCLTDADVLVLADAAIKIEDHYSQLAGERRAMDIEWAKNGPEGEIFIVQARPETAISQRNALMLEEYVLDGSAAVRATGRAVGAKIATGKIRVVNSATQLAAFRPGEVLVADTTTPDWEPVMKTAAAIVTNRGGRTCHAAIVARELGIPAVVGAEHASETLKDGDLVTVSCAEGAVGKVYEGAVEFHKLVTDLTGLKRPNTHIMVNLGNPELAFQVSQMPCDGVGLARMEFIINEHIKVHPMAVLHPDRITDVAERAKVQALSVGYADGASYFVEKLAEGVGTIAAAFYPRPVIVRLSDFKSNEYAALLGGRDFEPHEENPMIGFRGAARYIHPAYAEGFALECAAMLRVRETMGLTNLKLMVPFCRRLDEARKVLAAMESHGLKRGENGLEVYVMCEIPNNVLLIDEFSELFDGFSIGSNDLTQLTLGVDRDSAIVADSFDEQDPGMRKIFKMAIEGAQRNKRHSSICGQAPSDHIEVARYLVELGIDSISLTPDRVLQTMQAVQEIEVALGRLARPAN
- a CDS encoding UvrD-helicase domain-containing protein; this translates as MFAANTTPGDQNSPLLNNLNPEQRAAVALPAEHALILAGAGSGKTRVLTTRIAWLLQTGQVSPGGVLAVTFTNKAAKEMMTRLSSMLPVNVHGMWIGTFHGLCNRFLRAHFKLANLPQSFQILDTQDQLSAIKRLYKQFKFDEERFPPKQMQWFIGSCKEDGQRANMVDVRDDETRKKVEIYQLYEEQCQREGVVDFGELMLRSFEVLRDNDPIREHYQRRFRHILIDEFQDTNKLQYAWIKMLAGTGAHGSVDDAASFNPSGCVLAVGDDDQSIYAFRGARVGNMTDFVREFKVKHQIKLEENYRSGSNILDSANELISHNNKRLGKNLRTSQGPGEPVRVFEASSDFAEAQWMVDEMRQLIRDDVPRKEIAVLYRSNAQSRVIETALFNHGVPYKVYGGLRFFERAEIKNALAYLRLLENPRDDTSFLRAVNFPPRGIGLRSLEQLQDVARANGCALSDAVSGLGGKAGTKIGAFLAGIDVLREQTQDKKLSEMVVMMLEHSGLLTHYRADREGADRVENLEELVNAAQSFVSLENFGRDASLVPMDDEGQALTQSPASQGLDFSQPFVEEAAPDAETGETLSPLAAFLSHAALEAGDNQAQAGQDAIQLMTVHSSKGLEFDCVFITGMEEGLFPHENSMSDREGLEEERRLMYVAITRARKRLYLSHSQTRMLHGQTRYNLKSRFFEELPEPALKWITPKNPGFGAGYAPVSGAVSAGYTGTRGSFGTNFDKYSAPAPVPGQKAAPSHGIRAGMNVFHAKFGEGTVQNLEGTGDDARAQINFPRHGVKWLALSVAKLTPLP